A part of Saccharomonospora amisosensis genomic DNA contains:
- a CDS encoding FAD-binding oxidoreductase: protein MDETLDHRIRSAWTPQAAGAVELAPGALRWLTQRIGSFRPDSGKTPDSAVEIPPSLLPSAARDDLAAVVGAPQVLTGDSERLGRTGGLSYLDLLRRRSAEGLAVPDAVVLPADPEQVQRVLEVCTAHDIGVVPFGGGTSVVGGVTALRGGKPAVVVLDLQRLDRLVSIDPVSHIAVLQAGVRGREAERLLGEHGLTLGHVPQSFERATIGGFAATRSAGQASSGYGRFEDMVTGVRVATPVGEWRLGVAPASAAGPDLRQLAVGSEGALGVLTEVAVRVRPVPTEQRFEAFAIDGWQRGTEAVRVLAQQRLLADVTRLSDVDETAGSLALAGGKAALLRRYLSARGLNRPCLLILGWHGEQGQRRKRALRVLRAAGAVRLGRAPGEAWRRGRFAGPRQRDALLELGVCVETLETAAHWSELGALYERVRAALRAELDRPLVMCHISHAYETGASLYFTVLAARDHTDPLGQWARAKRAACEAITQDGLGTITHHHAVGTDHAPYLRAEIGDVGIRVLAAAKRAVDPSGILNPGKLID, encoded by the coding sequence GTGGACGAGACGCTTGACCATCGGATTCGCTCGGCATGGACACCGCAAGCGGCGGGCGCGGTCGAGCTCGCTCCAGGGGCACTGCGCTGGTTGACCCAGCGTATCGGCAGCTTCCGACCTGACAGCGGCAAAACGCCCGATTCGGCTGTTGAGATCCCGCCTTCGCTGTTGCCATCGGCCGCACGAGACGACCTCGCCGCCGTGGTCGGCGCGCCGCAGGTGCTCACCGGCGACAGCGAGCGGCTCGGTCGTACGGGGGGTCTGTCCTACCTCGACTTGCTGCGCCGCAGGAGCGCCGAAGGGCTGGCCGTTCCGGACGCCGTGGTACTGCCCGCTGATCCGGAGCAGGTGCAGCGGGTACTGGAGGTGTGCACGGCCCACGACATCGGCGTCGTGCCTTTCGGCGGTGGCACCTCGGTGGTCGGCGGGGTGACGGCGCTGCGAGGGGGAAAGCCCGCGGTGGTGGTGTTGGACCTGCAACGGCTCGATCGGCTGGTCAGCATCGACCCGGTCTCGCACATCGCGGTGTTGCAGGCTGGGGTGCGTGGGCGGGAAGCCGAGCGCCTGCTCGGTGAGCACGGGCTCACCCTCGGGCACGTGCCGCAGTCTTTCGAGCGCGCCACCATCGGCGGGTTCGCCGCGACCCGCTCCGCGGGCCAGGCCTCTTCCGGATACGGCAGGTTCGAGGACATGGTCACCGGCGTCCGGGTCGCGACCCCGGTGGGTGAGTGGCGCCTCGGCGTCGCACCCGCCTCGGCCGCCGGACCGGACCTGCGCCAGCTGGCCGTCGGCAGCGAGGGCGCACTCGGCGTCCTCACCGAGGTGGCTGTGCGGGTACGCCCGGTCCCAACCGAACAACGGTTCGAGGCGTTCGCGATCGACGGGTGGCAACGCGGCACCGAGGCGGTGCGCGTGCTCGCACAGCAGCGCCTGCTCGCCGACGTCACCAGGCTGTCCGATGTAGACGAAACGGCCGGATCGCTCGCGCTCGCGGGCGGCAAGGCAGCGCTGCTGCGCAGGTACCTTTCGGCTCGTGGGCTGAACCGGCCCTGCCTGCTCATCCTCGGCTGGCACGGCGAGCAGGGGCAGCGGCGCAAGCGGGCGCTGCGTGTGCTGCGCGCCGCGGGTGCCGTCCGGCTCGGGCGTGCACCGGGCGAGGCGTGGCGGCGCGGGAGGTTCGCCGGTCCTCGGCAACGCGACGCGCTGCTGGAACTGGGCGTGTGTGTGGAGACGCTGGAGACCGCGGCGCACTGGTCCGAACTGGGCGCGCTGTACGAGCGGGTCAGGGCGGCGTTGCGGGCCGAGTTGGACCGTCCGCTGGTGATGTGCCACATCTCCCACGCCTACGAGACCGGTGCGTCGCTGTACTTCACGGTGCTTGCCGCCCGCGACCACACCGACCCGCTAGGGCAGTGGGCCCGTGCGAAGCGGGCGGCGTGCGAGGCCATCACCCAGGACGGGCTCGGCACCATCACGCATCACCACGCCGTCGGTACCGACCACGCGCCCTACCTGCGTG